From a single Bacteroidales bacterium genomic region:
- the wtpA gene encoding tungstate ABC transporter substrate-binding protein WtpA translates to MKRSINGRRPDLVSIWVIMFIALSGCHFQSNQQGTSENTLHIVHAGSLTYPVKLITEAFQAEHPEVRFLTEAWGSKAGARRIMEIETPCDIYLSADYTVIENMLIPDHASWYLKFAANEMAIVYTDKSRYAEEINQVNWTEILLRPDVSIARSNPDHDPCGVRTVFTAKLAEIFYQQPGLADLLLDKNSQNIRPKETDLIALLESNHVDYIFLYRSVAQQHKLPYLQLPPELSQGNAELEEWYSQVSTETLGSTPGSTITETGKSMVYGLTIPHKSKNKELAEQFLVFLLNSEKGMKTMEQLGQPSVIPATTPYFEKVPEGLQRFAKSSGQLLK, encoded by the coding sequence ATGAAAAGATCCATCAATGGTAGAAGGCCGGATTTGGTTTCGATATGGGTTATAATGTTTATTGCTTTGTCCGGATGTCATTTTCAGTCAAATCAGCAAGGCACCAGCGAAAATACACTGCATATTGTCCATGCCGGCAGTCTTACCTATCCAGTAAAACTAATCACTGAAGCTTTTCAGGCAGAACACCCTGAGGTCAGATTTTTAACCGAAGCCTGGGGGAGTAAAGCTGGGGCAAGGCGGATCATGGAAATCGAAACTCCCTGCGATATTTACCTTTCGGCAGATTATACCGTGATCGAAAATATGCTTATCCCAGATCATGCTTCATGGTACCTGAAATTTGCTGCCAACGAAATGGCCATTGTTTACACCGATAAATCGCGCTATGCTGAAGAAATCAATCAGGTAAACTGGACGGAAATTCTGTTGAGACCCGATGTGAGCATCGCCCGCAGTAACCCTGATCACGATCCGTGCGGAGTGAGAACGGTATTTACCGCAAAGCTGGCTGAGATTTTTTATCAACAACCGGGTCTGGCTGATCTGCTCCTCGATAAAAATTCTCAAAACATCCGGCCAAAAGAAACTGATCTGATCGCATTGCTGGAAAGCAACCATGTTGACTACATTTTTTTGTATCGAAGTGTAGCACAGCAGCATAAATTACCTTATCTCCAACTTCCCCCGGAATTGAGTCAGGGTAATGCTGAACTGGAAGAGTGGTACAGCCAGGTGAGCACCGAGACTCTTGGATCAACCCCCGGAAGTACAATTACCGAAACCGGGAAAAGCATGGTCTATGGACTAACCATCCCCCACAAATCCAAAAACAAAGAGTTGGCCGAGCAATTCCTTGTTTTTCTTTTAAACAGCGAAAAGGGGATGAAAACCATGGAGCAACTTGGTCAGCCGTCAGTGATTCCCGCTACAACACCCTATTTTGAAAAAGTGCCTGAGGGATTGCAGCGTTTTGCAAAAAGTAGTGGGCAATTACTAAAGTGA
- a CDS encoding LysR family transcriptional regulator, with protein sequence MSENKSHLQLKYKFWIESNDQVSILGEGKWILLKAIRDTGSLKAAVDKMGYAYRQTWDNLKKIEEKLGFPLIEKSRGGAAGGQTVLTRKGVQMVEYFERLYNQVDPVIQQHLSGLQDELNKIIQQE encoded by the coding sequence ATGTCTGAAAACAAATCACATTTGCAACTGAAATACAAATTCTGGATCGAGTCCAACGACCAGGTAAGCATTCTGGGCGAAGGCAAATGGATTTTGCTCAAAGCCATCCGTGACACCGGCTCATTGAAAGCAGCAGTGGATAAGATGGGATATGCCTATCGCCAGACATGGGATAACCTGAAAAAAATCGAAGAAAAACTGGGATTTCCACTCATCGAAAAAAGCCGTGGCGGCGCCGCAGGTGGTCAAACCGTGCTCACCCGGAAAGGAGTTCAGATGGTTGAATATTTCGAACGACTTTATAATCAGGTTGATCCGGTAATCCAGCAGCATCTTTCGGGATTGCAGGACGAATTAAATAAAATTATTCAACAGGAATAG
- a CDS encoding TonB-dependent receptor: MKRIFFYLLLIAFGLISGSLSAQTIVRGKVINAETSEGLSGATIQVEGTNTSTTSNNEGFFEIPFENQKLFVLVVSYVGFKTTRESFTDSVFGESIEIALEPDVLELEDVVVSATRSRQTAMDYPSRIEVMSREKISSIPALSADELLRSIPGISVSRSSAFLSSSTVSLRGMGSEQGRTLVLVDGVPINKSDGGTVNWNSLSVNDIQRIEVIKGPGSSIYGGNAMGGIINMITPVPEKNLQGNISQSYGTFDTWQTQAALSGKQDKLFWGVNGMYRTSDGYITTPADEVDEYSVPSFLDEYLVNGRLGYNIKPDQTIELAGGFYTGDRGTGQDYTGYGFENDELAAEDGGYNTYDNVNGRLMYRKSFSETSQLNVTLYGQRENYQNIRESVRNDKITRYDVESFRTDLGLLTALNFDAGKSHAFTVGLDSKNGAVDGNDIYITSTDQVINRGKMFQTGFFVQDEIRLFDSPWRVLAGLRYDFAGFYDGEFIVEDPTNETAFLQDFAGELDDASFNAVSPRLSLQYHIENQYRVYGGYSRGFRPPVLDDMCRTGRISGGMKLANPDLKPEYLDNFEIGGDIFAGKIITISPTVYYSIGTDYHAYIATGDSLMMSGRMRPIRIKDNIGKVEILGAELAVNLKFTENINLSLSYSHIDTEIVEYERFNDEIDDDLEGKSLVYQPNDILNASFTWRNKYVNLFVSYDYKGAQWLNDVNTEEIEAYSNIDLQLWRPVYKGLSASVKVNNLLDDDYVDSRNMIAPGRMITAELRYTF; the protein is encoded by the coding sequence ATGAAAAGAATTTTTTTTTATTTACTGTTAATTGCCTTTGGATTGATATCAGGCAGTTTATCTGCGCAAACAATCGTTCGCGGTAAAGTAATCAATGCGGAAACATCCGAAGGTTTAAGCGGCGCCACCATTCAGGTGGAAGGAACGAATACATCAACAACGAGCAACAATGAGGGCTTTTTTGAGATTCCATTTGAAAACCAAAAGCTATTTGTGTTGGTTGTAAGCTATGTGGGTTTTAAGACGACACGGGAAAGCTTTACCGATAGTGTTTTTGGGGAAAGTATCGAAATTGCACTTGAGCCGGATGTTTTAGAACTGGAAGATGTGGTCGTATCAGCGACGCGCAGCCGGCAGACGGCGATGGATTATCCTTCAAGGATTGAAGTAATGAGTCGGGAAAAGATTAGTTCGATTCCTGCTCTCTCGGCTGATGAGTTGTTGCGTTCTATTCCGGGTATTTCGGTTAGCCGAAGTTCTGCTTTTTTATCTTCATCCACTGTTTCGTTGCGTGGAATGGGGAGCGAGCAGGGGCGCACGCTGGTTTTAGTGGATGGTGTCCCGATCAATAAATCCGACGGAGGTACGGTAAACTGGAATTCATTGAGTGTAAACGACATTCAGCGAATTGAAGTAATAAAAGGACCAGGTTCGTCTATTTATGGCGGAAATGCCATGGGGGGTATCATTAACATGATTACCCCGGTTCCGGAGAAGAATCTTCAGGGTAATATCAGCCAGAGTTACGGAACATTCGACACATGGCAAACGCAGGCTGCTCTTTCAGGGAAGCAGGATAAACTTTTCTGGGGAGTTAACGGAATGTACCGAACCAGCGACGGTTACATCACCACACCTGCAGATGAGGTGGATGAATATTCAGTTCCTTCTTTTTTGGATGAATACCTTGTAAATGGTCGTTTGGGTTATAACATCAAACCGGATCAGACTATTGAGCTTGCAGGAGGTTTTTACACCGGCGACAGGGGAACAGGCCAGGACTATACCGGTTATGGTTTTGAAAATGATGAACTGGCAGCCGAAGATGGCGGCTACAATACCTATGATAATGTAAACGGAAGGTTGATGTACCGTAAAAGCTTTTCCGAAACCAGTCAGCTGAATGTAACATTATACGGCCAGCGGGAGAATTATCAGAACATCAGGGAGAGCGTCAGAAATGATAAAATCACCCGTTACGATGTGGAATCATTCAGAACGGATTTAGGGTTACTTACTGCGTTGAATTTCGACGCCGGTAAATCACATGCTTTCACTGTTGGACTTGATTCCAAAAACGGCGCTGTGGATGGTAACGACATTTACATTACCTCCACCGACCAGGTGATTAACCGCGGGAAAATGTTTCAGACAGGGTTCTTCGTGCAGGATGAAATCAGATTGTTTGATTCTCCCTGGCGGGTATTGGCCGGGTTGAGGTATGATTTTGCCGGTTTCTACGATGGCGAATTTATCGTGGAAGACCCGACAAACGAAACGGCATTTTTGCAGGATTTCGCCGGCGAACTGGACGATGCTTCATTCAATGCAGTCAGTCCCCGACTTTCGTTACAATATCACATTGAAAATCAATACCGTGTGTATGGCGGTTACAGCCGTGGATTCAGGCCGCCTGTGCTGGATGACATGTGCCGTACCGGGCGGATTTCCGGGGGAATGAAGCTGGCTAATCCTGATTTAAAACCTGAGTACCTCGATAATTTTGAAATTGGCGGCGATATTTTCGCCGGAAAAATAATCACCATTTCCCCTACTGTTTATTATTCAATTGGGACCGATTATCATGCCTACATTGCTACTGGCGACTCATTGATGATGAGTGGACGAATGAGACCAATCCGCATCAAGGATAACATTGGAAAAGTTGAAATTCTGGGCGCTGAACTGGCAGTTAATCTCAAATTTACCGAGAATATCAATCTATCTTTATCCTATAGCCATATTGACACTGAAATTGTTGAATATGAAAGATTTAATGATGAAATTGACGATGATCTGGAAGGAAAATCCCTTGTTTACCAGCCAAATGACATACTCAATGCCTCCTTCACCTGGAGAAACAAGTATGTGAATTTGTTTGTATCCTATGATTACAAAGGCGCACAATGGCTGAATGATGTGAACACTGAAGAAATTGAAGCTTACAGCAATATTGATCTGCAACTCTGGCGGCCGGTTTACAAAGGGCTTTCTGCTTCGGTTAAAGTCAATAACCTACTGGATGACGACTACGTAGATTCAAGAAATATGATTGCTCCGGGAAGAATGATCACCGCTGAACTGAGATACACGTTTTAA
- a CDS encoding DUF493 domain-containing protein produces MKNFHVHRSPGSNGHSKPGFPLVFDLKVIVDNQHPEEYSRAHLRTLFSQLEIPNTNWRSRLSAEGKYISFTIEVFVKTDEMMKKLYADLKTLPGIKLAL; encoded by the coding sequence GTGAAAAATTTTCATGTACATCGAAGCCCTGGCAGCAATGGCCATTCAAAACCCGGTTTTCCATTGGTTTTCGACCTGAAAGTGATTGTTGATAATCAACATCCTGAGGAATATTCGAGAGCACATCTCCGAACACTGTTTTCACAACTTGAAATCCCCAATACCAACTGGCGCTCCCGGCTCAGTGCCGAAGGAAAGTACATCAGTTTTACCATTGAGGTATTCGTGAAAACAGATGAGATGATGAAGAAGCTCTATGCAGATTTAAAAACCCTTCCCGGTATTAAGTTGGCGTTATAA